The window GAACGCAACACTCCTCGATAAGACCCATGTTCCGGAGGATTCTTTGGGAATGACCACACCTGTCAAAGGCAgcataacaaacaaaaaccggGAGGAAGAAACAGTTGAAATGAACCAGGAAGAGAAGCTCCAGACCAAACTGATGAGTGTTTCCGAGGCAACGGTTCATGGAGAATGGTGGACACCACAAGGCACAAATGAACACGCTGGAGGTGAGATTATCCAGCAAAAGGAACTGAAACCATTCATGAAAAGGCAGGAGATGTGTTGCATTCACGGTCGCACAAACCACACGGCTTCTTGGAAAAGGACACTTTAACGTGGATCTCCTCCGCTGTCGCCTGCAGCTCCTCATGTCTCACTGTAGGTAGCTTCACGCTCTCCAAGATTACAAAGAAAAGCAGTCTTTTTGTGAGTTGAAGTGAAACAACTTTCTTGTTCTTGAGAATAAACACAACAATTaacgacaaaaaaaacttacatcAGCACGCTACgttaaaatataactaatattatCAACAAGGCAAACAGTGGGTGTATTGCAACAATCTTCACGACATCACTAACGAGAACATCTATCTTCATCAATCTCATAGCCATCATCtgaacatcatcatcatcatcatcatcatcatcatctgagACGGCGCGGCGGGGCGGATGATTGGCAGCCCGAGCGGGCCGCTCACGTTCAGCCCGGCTCGGCACAGGCAGGCACACTTGTacgacaaaacaacaaacaaggaTGGACGTCTCCATGGAGACCAAAAGAGACCCGACCAATGAGGGCGGAGGCCGGCTGGAAGGAGCTCTGTCATTGGGCAGCAGGCATCTCCTGGGaaacaggaggaggaagaggaagacgaCCAGGTGTGTGAGACCTTCTTGCCTAATCTTGTGTGGTCCCtgatgtgtgggtgtgtgtgtgtgtgtgtgtgtgcgttaaAGTCTGGTTCTGAGGTTAGTTTgtttagtcttagtttgcgtgtgtttagtttttgtctAGACAGCTGGAGGTCTTTCCTAGGCCACGCTGGTGCACCATtaccacacacatgcacacacacccccccacacacacacacacacactcacacaaagacacagtgTTAGCTGCGGTGCCAGCTTTAGTTCCACCggcttaaaaaacaaacgcGTCTGTGATTTCTGACAGTTTTTCCAGGTGATTTGTGTTTCTGGTCAGCTTCTCAGACggtttcctcctcctcctcctcctcttcctcttcctgtctttcgttttgttttgttttttcatgtcagaCAGCGCAGCTTTCTCTGAAATCATCCCTTTAAGCCCACTCAGGCTTCTTACACGGTTCTTTAGCTGTAGTCGACAAGGGAAAATGTTCCTGCTTAGCTTTAGGGactatttatcatttttttaagtgctaaAAATTAAACTGTGCACCACAAAACAAGAGAATTAAAGGTGTGTTAGAGGGGCCACTACATAAATGGAGTTAGAGAAAGAAAAGTTTCAGCGATTATTACTGAATTATTAATacttggattattttttaaagtggtgTTGAAGGATTTATGATTAAGAGAATGTCTTCTACTTGGAATATGGAGCAAAAGGTCTTAATCTTAAGAGATGACGCCTCACTGCAAGGCTAGATCATTTTATATGAGGGGCAGAAGGACttacaaatgaaagaaataaaaatatgcatgaCAAACAGCCATTTTTCTAActtaaagaagtttgttttgatcatttgtttaatttttgtcagcaattatactaatattgactcaaaaactAGGGGAGGGGCAAAGCTTTTTTCTGCCCCCTGAAGTTCTGccgccaaatccgaattcttccccgaGAAAATTGTTCCTccataatgcattgtggtctatattcgctaatgtagttaGCATTGAAGCATGCTGGATTTTTgcacagacttctgggaaatttctagggcactccaTTTTGGAAAAGTAGATTTCAGATTTGGCGGAGACCAAAAAAACTAAGTTTCTTTGATCTAAAGAGacactaatgaaaaaaaaaaaacatttgtattctCTCTTTGTCCAGTCAGCTTTCCGGAGTCTCCTCTGCAGTTTGGTTTGGCCCCTGTAGAGGGCGCTCACTTGCATAATGTTACCGTCTCTACCTGGCTCAACCTGCAGCACATTCACATCTGTGTAACACCTGGAGCAAAACCGGGTTACGGGTTTTGCATGCTCTACATTCTGCTCGTCTGCGGCAGACTGAAGCTTCGTCAAGAGGTGGACCAGGACTGGCTGCTGTCAACACTCGTGTCACTTGTCAACACTTCGGTGTGTCTACTTTCAGCAGCCTGCCTCGTGCTGCCTGCcgtcaaatataaataaatatacatatatatatttttgcaaaacacagaaaaaagaatcaGGTCGCAAATAAAGCTTTGGTGCACGTTTGTGAGCCGGCGCTGTCTGACGGAGGATTGTTGTCTGGATTTGTGTTGCGGTAAAGTGCTCAGAGATGCCTGAAAGAGAAGATGGTGGGCTGTGTGGGAGACCGCGGTGATGCGTGGCAGCGTATCGCACTTTTGGGGGTCTGGCTTCTTTCCTGAGTAATGCACTACAACGGGAGCTGAAGTGTTTCTCTCTCCTCTCACCCAACCAACAGAAGATCtgacattcaaaaataaaacaacacagttgGATTAGAGGACTAGTTCAACGCTGCTAACTCTACTATTTCTACTGCTACGTTAAACATTGTCTTGATTGGCTCAGACGTTTGTTTGACAGTCTGATTCACATGAACAAACTCTAATGTGCTTGACATGTTTGGTCGAGGTAGTAGCAGCCAGCTTTGGGATTGGCTAATGATTCGGCCAATAAGATGAGGGAGAGAGAAGCAGGGCGTTTCTGATTATACCCACAGGTTNNNNNNNNNNNNNNNNNNNNNNNNNNNNNNNNNNNNNNNNNNNNNNNNNNNCGACATTTGCATAAACCAAagatttttcactttcaaatcaATGGTAAAGTAATGGTTGGTCTGAGCCCATTGGACCAAAGTCAGTCTCCCCACGATACCGCTGCCGTGCACCGCGTTCATCTCTTTCTGTGCCTCAATGACCAGAgctccttcacaataaaagtctctCGGAAGAGTTCCATCTGCGCATACTAAAAAAATAGTGCAATTCTTTTCAGCAATTATATAAATAACTCTAAATTCGTGCTTTCCGCTCTCAGTTTGCATACATGCGTGTGTATGCACTCCATACGCACACATTCCAACATGTATGTTGCAAAATGTTCAATCCAAAAATGTGGCACCCCAATAGATTActgatgtttgtgtctttttctcaactaaaacaacaaataaaaaaaaataaaactcctcctttctccaccttcttttttatcttaaccTTCTCTTTGTGCAAACCCTctttagaaataattaaaaaaaaaaattaagtgacACCTTCTGCATCAGCTGGTCAATGTAAGGCAGAGCTTTTAGCTCCAGGACGGATCACCGCCACGCTACAACTGCTCGTCTAACTTTAGACAACGCTAACTACATCTACACTCTTACTGGAGCAGTGCAGAGCGCCGGCTTGTCCTGAAGATCAAGCTGAAGCTGAATGCAGAAGCTGAGAAGGTGAATGAGGATCTGAAGGACTCCAAGCAGCGAGAGGATTATCACAGGAAAACCAATCCTTGAGGAACCAAGACGATTAAAAAGGTTTCATAGGAGAGAGTGAAAGTGACAAACAAGAGTTCTATAGAAACAAACGGAACAAGGAAATATTTAGAATGACTGTTTAGGAGGGATGAGTTTTGTCTTCATCGGCCTTCTTGTTTCCCTCTTTTCTGACGTCCCAAGTGCTCCTCATTCAGGAAGGCTGGGAAAGCAGATGTCCCGGGACGGTGCTCTGCCGGAGCGATCAGGCTTAAAGGTGTTGACCAAAGATAAACCAGTGAGCTGGAGCTCCAAATCCAGTCTTTCCACCATTTTTGCCTCCTTTCCCACTGATGATTACCAGCGTGGCGAGCTGAAGGAGGCCGGgttgctgggaaaaaaaatggcaacgcTGAATAGTCACACCTGCTGAGGCTTCTGGGATTTCTCCTTTGCATTCCTTGTATTCCTGTTGTCCGTGCTTCCTTGGGGTTGAGGAGGGGGCCGGAGGAGGCCGTGTATGAGCGAGGACGGAGGTGCTTGTGAGGACGACACAGTCCGGTGGCTGTGGGTGGACGCCAGCGAGGTCTGCTGGTAGTAGTTCCCGATCACCTCGCTGTAAGTGGGAGGAGCGCCTTCACCCCGCGAACCCTGTTTATGCTGCCGGGACAAGGCCTCCTGGGCCTCTAACACACTGATGCCGGAATGGACGCTTGGGGGCGGGGCCTGCAGACTGAGGACAAAGCAAGAAAAATCAGTGAGAACACAGCGATGCCACACACTTTAAAAAGcttgtgtttcctttttatgtttgtaaactacattaaagcaaaaatagtgGCAATATAGGACATGCTAAATCAAGACAGGCCAATTCTGACCCGATTTGTACCCTTGTTCACACCAGGTTGCTTGTCGTTACCTGGCTTGCAGACAGGCGTTGGATGGGTCCAACGGGTGGGAATCAAACACTGTTCGGTTGGGGGGCGCTCGGACCGACTCGCGGTTTAGCTCCATCTGCTGTTCGGGGTCTCTGAGCTGCAGGGTGCAGGGCCCCTGGTACGGGGGCGGCTCCTCGCCGTCTGAGAGGGAGATGGTTGGGGGCAGATCGATGAGGCTCTGGGGCAGGTAGGGGTAGGTGGGCTGGAACCGAGTGGGCGCGTAGGTGTGATGGAAGCGCTGGGACTGAAGAGAAGGCTGGGACTGGTTGTGCTGCGGGTCTCGCTGCAGGTACGATGGGGCGCCCCGGTCCGGCGGTCTGGAGTTATACACCTGGTGCTGGATGAAACATCAAAGGAGTCAACATTTACcaaaagatttgttttgtttttgtgttgctaCGCTGCTCCCCATTCTGTGGAAATGCATTAGAAAATGTacaatcttgtttttaaattattttccaaCTTCAGTTTTGCATGTCATTCCAGCTGCAACCACAGGGGGCGCCAAACAGACACTCAATGACTGCAGCTGCAATCTTAAAGCTGTGCAGGTGTATTTATCCAGAGCTTTGATTAAgaaataagacaaaataaatacacaagtaagagtttgaaatatatatttttttgaactGAAAATTATTCTTTCTGTAACTGAAGTAACTAAGTATTAAATTGAGGTTTAATGTTTAGGGAAAAACGGGTGCTTTACCGGTGTGATAGTTATAAGGTTACTGCACGTTTAATCCAAAAAAAGGGGGATTCAAGTTAATATTGGCacattgacatttatcttctcCAATATTTGTGCTTTGAATATGCTTCCATGATGATCTAAAAACGTTTGTCATGGGGCGATTTTAACATCTTTCTAATTCTTAAAAAGCTGCAAAGGTGAAATTTAGGGCACAACAACAATTAATCAtaaccttaaaaacagaaaaagcttgAAGCATAACAGTTTTCCCCAAAGATATTTACGAAAGCATTTTAGTCTTAGCAATGCACAGATGTTTTGATCCTAAAAGAGTATGATAGAAAAGATCCTCACCTCACTCAGGCCACTGTTTGTTGCTGGACTCTCAGAGGACCACATGTTTCCCTCCTGTTACAgaaaatcacaatattttgattttaaatagaTTGATTGAAGTGGAAGATCTGAAGATCAGTTTGCAGTTACAAACTAAAAAGTTGCAGGAGTAGGGGGTTAAGAATAACATTTACtcatacatattttaaatatatttcttctttatgcaacttaaatatttttagcccaatttgtaaatgtgtttagtCAAAAGTCTCTGAAAACCAACAGAACATGTTTAAACTCCAAGTAAAGAAAGTGCAGAAGGTGATTTTCTGAATTTAGTAGTTACACTTTTGGCCACCAGGGGGCTCAGCTgatttttgaaaacacaacCTTTTCCTGTTACACGACCACAAACGGCTGTTCTAGCTGTGATCATGGAAGTTCAGGCCATGTCTTAAATCAGAGCAGCTCTTCTGTAAGCTGGGCTGACTTCAGCCAAGAGAACGCACGGATGTGAAACTGATCTGCAGGGCTGGAGCTGAACAGAACCTGCTCCTGGACCTGTGCGCAGGCTTCACTCAGGCATGCGTGTCTGCCCGTtatgtgtgtcagtgtgtctGACTGCTAATCCAAATTAACTAGGACACTGACTCCCCTGAGCTCATCAGAAGGTCTTTGTGTGGCGAGTGTGTGTACTAGTTTATGCTTCATTCTTTACTCACACACGCTTTGAGGAGCAGGTGATTCAGGAAGCACGAGTGGAGTCATATGTTgcagggactgtaagctagagCGTCTTGAAATAGATGTTGCGGGACACTGAGGCCCAAAGTGCACAAATGAGTCAAGATGTGAGCATTAGCCCGCAGCAGCATTTCATCACTGTGATTGCATGCTGTCTGCACGCTGTTCTtcccatttcttcttttttgatcGGAAACTCTCCTCTGTGTGACAAGCCCAGAAAACAGACACTCCCTTCCTCTGTGCTGCAGACAGTCACATCAAAACTATGTAGTCACTGACTGCCCGCTTGGTTGCTGTGTAATTACAAGCTTAGATGTGTTATTGTATGTATggaaatatatcttaaattttGTAAACTATCATTAAAAATAGgtgagaaatgaagaaaaaagtcaaattttctgttgtttttttgtttgttgatttttgcccataaaaatgtttatttcttaaatattaagaatgttttttttatatcatttctTTTTGCTATTCTTATATCTTCCTCCTAatatttgttcacttttttgtttcacaatTTTAGTGGCATTTTCCAAATAAAGCtagattttttaactctttaatgcTGGAATTTTAACACAACATTCTTTCAACAACTGTTACCCCTTCAACCGTTTTCAGCCGATTGTGAAGCGGAGAAAATTTGCCTTTTGCTGACATGTAACACTTTACAATAGTGAAGTGTTTATGCGATATATCAGCTGATTTGGTGTAAAGTCGatataaaaagctgctttttttgcctcagaatcagctgatgTGTTCGTTATTGTTTGTCAAAAAGCGTGCTATTTAGTTTGGCGAGATCTccggtgtcaaagggttaacaAAGTTCTAAATTGtgcctttcattttttaaggtggcttcctcctttaaaaaaaaagtctttttttttcatttcatatcACCTTATGTGAGACTACAAACTGAAAGAAGCTGGAGTTTAGGTGTGATGAGTCACGTGACTTACGTTGGCCAATGGCAGGTGTCTCCTGCGTGTGGGGGCGTGTCTGGAAAGGATGGAGCGTGCTGATAAGCGGTAGTGGTTCAGCAGACAGGTGATGACCACTACCATCACCATCATGACAACCACGATCACCAAGATCTGGACAAACTCCAGCtgggctgcaaaaaaaaaaagacaaaaacaaagaagttgaACGACaatccaaaataaagaaataaaatgtttcgaCTGGACGACAAAATGTTAGTgtttaaagttcagtttttgttgtgtgATGTTTCTCAAAATTACTGCTATTTGAGAAAATGTCAGAGTTGCAGagattgtaaaatgtaaaaaaaagacatcatcCAGTTGCATTGTGGGAGTGTGTAATTTGAAAATCCACAAGAATCCAGATAATCAAACCACAGAAGTTATCTGAACTCAGAATGATTGGATCAGCCTGTTTATCTGTGTATCGATGTTGAAAATAGCatattttctcacttttatcACCAAACAGTAGTGTTACACATTCTTATTTTAGGAATGGGCATTGTTTAAAGCAGAATAGTTAAAATTGTCTTTATGAAAAAGTTagtttcaaaccaaaaaaatatactgCATCGCTTTTCTAATTAAACAAAACCAGAGATAGACTCaatgttttatgattttgattaaacttagcaaactttatttaacaaaagaaCCTTATTTAATTAAAGCCCCAAGGTAAAAATGCATGGGAAACAAATttcccttttaaaaaacaaatggaaaggAGAGaagaaattgaaataaaacctaaaatgtcAGGATGGGAACAAGGCCGGTGTTTTAACTCTGTTATGGCTGGAAATAAAAGGGGTTTTTAGACATGCAAAGGTCAGTCACACAAAGGCCAGACGCCAAACCAGACAGACAGGGCTACCTTTGTTTAGAAACAGTCTGCTCTGACTACCAACTGCTGCTCAGAATCCCCCCCGCCCCCTCCGATCCGCGCACACACACATCATTTTTCACACGgagcaggcagaggtcagggCTATGTCAGACGGAGGAACAAAAACCAACCTGCAGTCTAGCGACACACATGTACAGGCTCGGTTCCCACAGTCTCATCTATATGCATCAACATTTGATCATGTGAGTCGTCCGACACAAAACATGAATACTTTAATGTAACAGTTACTGCCTAGATTTATCCTCCGAGATGTTTTCCTCACTTTTCCAAACGTGAGAAATGGAGTCACTCCAGTGGAAACCTCAATGTGATGTGACCACCCATTTTTGGTTTGATACTTGGCCTCTTTAGTCCCCCAAGAGTTTGTTTACCACTTAGCTAGGAAAGTGTGAAAACTACAGTACCAAACAACTCTGGTCTGTTAGGAAAGGAGGATCCTGGTTCATGTAAgaaattgtgacatttttcttagttttttttccttttaaccgaatttcaaagatttttctaTAACTTGGTCATCCAGTGTTTTGCCCCTTTCTATGTCCACCCAACATCCAAGTTCTTCTGAGGTTTTATCTTTGAAAAGATCAAAGCCTGAATCTGagcaaaaatcaaagaaaaaatgtggcaatATGTTTTTAGGTATGTCACAATTCTCAATCTAAAACTGAAACGCATGATACACCATTGAACCAATTAGTGGCGAAATAGTACAATACTACATTTCAGAggaatttcttgttttattacattacaatAGGGTTAATATTTTCCTACTAAAAGTTGTTACTTGATTACAAGAAAACTTAAATTTGAACCAAGAAAGAAATCATGAAGTGTATTGGTACATCCCTACTAATTATTGATATCATAAAGAGTTCCTTCCAGCACTGTTTTTACAAGGTTTTTCCATTCAAGTGTAAAACATGGTCAGTTGTTTTAGGGAATGCTGTCTTTAATGCAGATGGTCCACTCTCAAAAGTGgagtgtgaaagcaaaccacTCCAGTCAGCATTTCCTGCTGAGTCATACAGAATATTCTATACATTTCGCTCTCTAACATTCACACTTGTATCTCGCAGCGGTGTTTTGTTCTGCACAATAAACTTAAGAGTCTGAATGGCTTCATGTCAAACAGCAAACAGGCTCTTTTAGTTCTCCTCAACAAAATGGACTTGAACAGCACACTTTGCCTTTGTATCCTAACTTTAAAGCTGAAAGGCTCACAGCACTCAAAAGAAGGTTTGACTCTTGCCaagcaaacacattttcatcttcaGTTCAAGAGCGAAGCTTGGATCTGAGAAGTTCATGGCCTGAACGTGGGAGGAGGGTTTGGTGCTTCTCTCTCGACAAACTAAATGTCCTATGCAAGAATAGCTGAAGGAAATGTGATCAAAACATTGGAAAGTGTAGAAATGTATCAAGACTTTTGTTTAAACCTtatctttcaaaaatgttgaatacCACATCTATTGAGTTTTTATAACTTCCCTTAGCAAAAGTAGTAcacttaaagtttatttcatGAAGTATACTTGGGTTTAGGCATAGAAAGTATACTGACAATAAATGTGCAGTGTAGGAAGTATACAGAGTACTTCTTTAGAATAAACTGGAacattatagtttttaaaacaaaaagtatataaaaaataaactttaagtatAGACGAAGTAGGACCCTTCAATGATAGGGGTGTAACGATCCATTTAAA is drawn from Oryzias melastigma strain HK-1 linkage group LG5, ASM292280v2, whole genome shotgun sequence and contains these coding sequences:
- the pmepa1 gene encoding protein TMEPAI isoform X3, with amino-acid sequence MMVMVVVITCLLNHYRLSARSILSRHAPTRRRHLPLANEGNMWSSESPATNSGLSEHQVYNSRPPDRGAPSYLQRDPQHNQSQPSLQSQRFHHTYAPTRFQPTYPYLPQSLIDLPPTISLSDGEEPPPYQGPCTLQLRDPEQQMELNRESVRAPPNRTVFDSHPLDPSNACLQASLQAPPPSVHSGISVLEAQEALSRQHKQGSRGEGAPPTYSEVIGNYYQQTSLASTHSHRTVSSSQAPPSSLIHGLLRPPPQPQGSTDNRNTRNAKEKSQKPQQV
- the pmepa1 gene encoding protein TMEPAI isoform X2 gives rise to the protein MQPLSGTHNHENCIQRQVCAQLEFVQILVIVVVMMVMVVVITCLLNHYRLSARSILSRHAPTRRRHLPLANEGNMWSSESPATNSGLSEHQVYNSRPPDRGAPSYLQRDPQHNQSQPSLQSQRFHHTYAPTRFQPTYPYLPQSLIDLPPTISLSDGEEPPPYQGPCTLQLRDPEQQMELNRESVRAPPNRTVFDSHPLDPSNACLQASLQAPPPSVHSGISVLEAQEALSRQHKQGSRGEGAPPTYSEVIGNYYQQTSLASTHSHRTVSSSQAPPSSLIHGLLRPPPQPQGSTDNRNTRNAKEKSQKPQQV
- the pmepa1 gene encoding protein TMEPAI isoform X1; this encodes MLNLMGVLNATAANVSCTCNCKRLTSQQSMEITQLEFVQILVIVVVMMVMVVVITCLLNHYRLSARSILSRHAPTRRRHLPLANEGNMWSSESPATNSGLSEHQVYNSRPPDRGAPSYLQRDPQHNQSQPSLQSQRFHHTYAPTRFQPTYPYLPQSLIDLPPTISLSDGEEPPPYQGPCTLQLRDPEQQMELNRESVRAPPNRTVFDSHPLDPSNACLQASLQAPPPSVHSGISVLEAQEALSRQHKQGSRGEGAPPTYSEVIGNYYQQTSLASTHSHRTVSSSQAPPSSLIHGLLRPPPQPQGSTDNRNTRNAKEKSQKPQQV